aggataaaataaggcattttcgatcccaactttaaaataaagaacctaaggacttattttaaacttattacatgttttatatgcttagttttaagtttctaagacttattctaactacttatacacatttaaggcttgtttggtcgttataggacatatttaggctaaaatgacattttcgctcccaactatgaaccaaagaacctaaggatttattttaaacttactaaatgttttatatgcttatttttaactttctaggactcattccaatccatttatgcacatttaaggctcattgtgtcgttttaggtcatatttaggctaaagtgccattttcgctcccaactttgaacttaagaacctaaggactcatttttaaattattatatgataaatatgcttagttttaagtttctaagacttattccaatctatttatgcacatttaatgcttgttttatcgttataggtcatatttaggataaaataaggcattttcgatcccaactttaaaataaagaacctaaggacttattttaaacttattacatgttttatatgcttagttttaagtttctaagacttattctaactacttatacacatttaaggcttgtttggtcgttataggacatatttaggctaaaatgacattttcgctcccaactatgaaccaaagaacctaaggatttattttaaacttactaaatgttttatatgcttatttttaactttctaggactcattccaatccatttatgcacatttaaggctcattgtgtcgttttaggtcatatttaggctaaagtgccattttcgctcccaactttgaacttaagaacctaaggactcatttttaaattattatatgataaatatgcttagttttaagtttctaagacttattccaatctatttatgcacatttaatgcttgttttatcgttataggtcatatttaggataaaataaggcattttcgatcccaactttaaaataaagaacctaaggacttattttaaacttattacatgtttaatatgcttagttttaagtttctaagacttattctaactacttatacacatttaaggcttgtttggtcgttataggatatatttaggctaaaatgacattttcgctccaaactatgaactaaagaacctaaggactcattttaaacttactaattgttttatatgcttagttttgactttctagaactcattccaatccatttatgcatatttaaggctcattgtgtcgttataggtcatatttaggctaaagtgccattttcgctcccaacttcaaacttaagaacctaatgactcattttaaacttaatatatgataaatatgcttagttttaagtttctaagacttattctaatctatttatgcacatttaatgcttgttttatcgttataggtcatatttaggataaaataaggcattttcgatcccaactttaaaataaagaacctaaggacttattttaaacttattacatgttttatatgcttagttttaagtttctaagacttattctaactacttatacacatttaaggcttgtttggtcgttataggacatatttaggctaaaatgacattttcgctcccaactatgaaccaaagaacctaaggatttattttaaacttactaaatgttttatatgcttatttttaactttctaggactcattccaatccatttatgcacatttaaggctcattgtgtcgttttaggtcatatttaggctaaaatgacattttcgctcccaactttgaacttaagaacctaaggactcatttttaaattattatatgataaatatgcttagttttaagtttctaagacttattccaatctatttatgcacatttaatgcttgttttatcgttataggtcatatttaggataaaataaggcattttcgatcccaactttaaaataaagaacctaaggacttattttaaacttattacatgtttaatatgcttagttttaagtttctaagacttattctaactacttatacacatttaaggcttgtttggtcgttataggacatatttaggctaaaatgacattttcgctcccaactatgaaccaaagaacctaaggattcattttaaacttactaaatgttttatatgcttatttttaactttctaggactcattccaatccatttatgcacatttaaggctcattgtgtcgttttaggtcatatttaggctaaaatgacattttcgctcccaactttgaacttaagaacctaaggactcatttttaaattattatatgataaatatgcttagttttaagtttctaagacttattccaatctatttatgcacatttaatgcttgttttatcgttataggtcatatttaggataaaataaggcattttcgatcccaactttaaaataaagaacctaaggacttattttaaacttattacatgttttatatgcttagttttaagtttctaagacttattctaactacttatacacatttaaggcttgtttggtcgttataggacatatttaggctaaaatgacattttcgctcccaactatgaaccaaagaacctaaggatttattttaaacttactaaatgttttatatgcttatttttaactttctaggactcattccaatccatttatgcacatttaaggctcattgtgtcgttttaggtcatatttaggctaaaatgacattttcgctcccaactttgaacttaagaacctaaggactcatttttaaattattatatgataaatatgcttagttttaagtttctaagacttattccaatctatttatgcacatttaatgcttgttttatcgttataggtcatatttaggataaaataaggcattttcgatcccaactttaaaataaagaacctaaggacttattttaaacttattacatgtttaatatgcttagttttaagtttctaagacttattctaactacttatacacatttaaggcttgtttggtcgttataggacatatttaggctaaaatgacattttcgctcccaactatgaaccaaagaacctaaggattcattttaaacttactaaatgttttatatgcttatttttaactttctaggactcattccaatccatttatgcacatttaaggctcattgtgtcgttttaggtcatatttaggctaaaatgacattttcgctcccaactttgaacttaagaacctaaggactcatttttaaattattatatgataaatatgcttagttttaagtttctaagacttattccaatctatttatgcacatttaatgcttgttttatcgttataggtcatatttaggataaaataaggcattttcgatcccaactttaaaataaagaacctaaggacttattttaaacttattacatgtttaatatgcttagttttaagtttctaagacttattctaactacttatacacatttaaggcttgtttggtcgttataggacatatttaggctaaaatgacattttcgctcccaactatgaaccaaagaacctaaggattcattttaaacttactaaatgttttatatgcttatttttaactttctaggactcattccaatccatttatgcacatttaaggctcattgtgtcgttttaggtcatatttaggctaaaatgacattttcgctcccaactttgaacttaagaacctaaggactcatttttaaattattatatgataaatatgcttagttttaagtttctaagacttattccaatctatttatgcacatttaatgcttgttttatcgttataggtcatatttaggataaaataaggcattttcgatcccaactttaaaataaagaacctaaggacttattttaaacttattacatgtttaatatgcttagttttaagtttctaagacttattctaactacttatacacatttaaggcttgtttggtcgttataggacatatttaggctaaaatgacattttcgctcccaactttgaactaaagaacctaaggactcattttagactattaggacattgtcattagtttcttgaatgttaaaatgtgatatttaatttgtatttaatctaatgtttaatttaaatttctgtttttgtaaaggtctacactccgaggattgcgccttatgcgaggaatttgatgtggttcgtgagcaatgggctaagttttttaccaacaagtatttattattggctttagcgcgcttgatcgagttggtttagttgttatagaataaattttatattaaaatgtatgtttatgttgaaattggaacatatatttaaatgtaatatgtgcactttggttttgggatatatagtatacaaaactccagttgttgtttttatatttgttatacaggttgcgttattctattattgttttgacaggtttctatatttggtgcaaggcactctaggtatccctaaacaaaattagaattttcccgccaaaagtgcttttttgcagcgtacatatatgttgtacgctgcaacaagggaaaaaaatttcgcaaaaattcagacttgttgcagcgtacaaataaatgtacgctgcaaaaagttgagtctgttgcagcgggcttttatatgtacgctgcaacaagtccaaaattttgccaattttttggcacttgttgcagcgtacatctaaaagcccgctgcaacaaatcactttttgcagcgaacttgtacgctgcaacaagttcagacttgttgcaggccccccagttgcagcatacgatgtacgctgcaacaggggtctaaaagcccgctgcaataagggttttttctactagtgtcaaCAGATAgaccctattgaggcgggcaattaaaagcccccttcaacagcttctatctattgaggcgggcaaggaaagcccccttcaacagcttctgtagaagcgaacactaaaaaagcccgcctcaacagaatagtaaaatatttgacccgcgttgactaagtagctattgaggcgcgcttatgtatgcccccctcaacaagggggctacaacaggggttttttccactagtgaatggAGAATTTGGGCTTCATGGGAGAGAGGAAGAAGGTCATTTACAGTGAAAACATTTGTCAGTGAGCACACTTGTGGTAGGACACCTATCATTAAGAAGATGACTTCACATTGGATTGCAGAACACTACCAGAATCTGTTTAAGGTTAACCCTTACATGAGAGTGCAAGATATTCAGGAAACCATTTGGTTAGAAAAGGGTATAAGGGTGAGCAAAGACAAGGCTGCCAGGGCTAGGAGAAGGGGTCAAGCACTCATTGTTGGTGAATACAAAGAGCAGTATGCATTACTCCCAAGGTATGCAGCTGAGATACTAAGAAGCAATCCAGGGAACACAGTGAAGTTGAAGTTGGATGCAAATGTGTTTGACAGACTGTATTTGTGTTTTGAGGCACTTAGGAAAGGGTTCTTGGCAGGATGCAGACCTTTCATATCACTTGATGGATGTTTCTTAAAGGGACCATTTGGGGGTCAATTGTTAGTAGCAGTAGGGAGGGATGGAAACAATCAAATGTTCCCTTTGGCTTGGGCTGTTTGTGAGGTTGAGAGCACTGACACATGGAGTTGGTTTCTAGAACTTCTAGCTACTGATTTAGGCACTAGTGAAGGAGCAGGGTACACTTTCATGTCTGACCAACAAAAGGGTTTACTTGCTGCTGTGTCAAATGTGTTTCCACAAGCTGAAAGTAGGGTGTGTGCAAGGCATGTGTACTGTAACTTTAGgggagtgtttggaggtggtTTAGAGTACAGAAAACAATTTTGGACTATTGCAAAAAGCAACACAGTAAATCACTTCAATGAAAACATTGAAgtaatgaggggtatttcacaTGAAGCTGCTGAAGACCTACTGAAAAGGAACTACAAGAAATGGTGTAGGGCATTCTACACTCCATTATCTTGTTGTGACAGTGTAGACAACAACATGAGTGAGGTGTTTAATGCATACATCTTGAGTGCAAGGCACAAGCCTATTATTACCATGTTGGAAGATATCAGAGAGGGTTTGATAGAAAGACTGCATAAGAAAAGAGATTTCATTGGTAAAAAGGAGATAATGTTGTGTCCTAGGATCCAAATTCAGTTAGAGAAACACAAAATTTGGGCTAGGGGTTGGAATGCATACTGGGATGGTGGGTTTTGCTATGGAGTAAGAGAAGGTGCAACACAGGTTAAGTATGTGGTGGATCTGAACCAACATACTTGCAGTTGCAATGCATGGCaggtgagtgggattccatgcaaacatgcaattgttgctatatggaataaagtagaccACCCAGAACAATATGTCAATGCATATTTCTACAAACAGACCTACATGAAGGCATATGAATTTTTGTTAGAGCCTTTAAATGGTCCTCAAGAGTGGCCTACTTCTGATAGCATTGTTGTGGCTCCAAAGGTGAAAAAGGTCAATGGAAGACCTAAAACAAAGAGGAGATATGGTGTTGGAGAGGTAACTGCATCTGGTAAGCTGAAGAGAACAGGTTGTTCTATGAAATGCAGCTTATGTGGTGTGATAGGCCACAACAAAAGGGGTTGCAAGAATGCCcctaagcaacaacaacacagcaacaaTCATGCTACTGCAGAGCAGACCACACCACAGCAACAACACCCAAGAACCAGTTCAGCTATACCAATGCACAATAGGGGTGTGGGTATTTATACCTACCCAAATGGGTATCAAAGAATAGCTACTGTAAGTCATTCAATatactcaaattctttcttacaTGTTACTTTACTGTACTGAAGCCAACTTGTtcctaatttgttttaattaatgtagCCTATATCACAACACTTCCCCACACCACAGAGGCAAAGACCTCCTGCAGCTTTCTATTCTGATCATGGGGGTGAGCAAACCATCTACTCCTTCCCTACACATGACTTCCCATTGTCACAGACTCAACCAAGTCAAGGACACACAATATCAAGCCAAGCATTGCAGGATCTTGCAATGGCTAGAAGATTAGAAAAAAGACCATGAGGTtagattttattgaatttaaagtcttcattacatttcattagtgcagatcattacattttacctacccacttaacccacttaacttaaaacaaaccagataaaaaaaaacagaaccaCTAGGATTACAACCCACACTTCACATTTCACACTAATAGGTCTTCTCATCTTGCTCATCACATAGTCTGCCTCCCTCTTCCTTGCATAATTGTTAGCTTCACTAAGTTTTGTCCTAAAACTATCAACTTCAGCAGCAAGGCTTTGTTTATCTTGCATTAACCCTAGTATGACAATTGTTTGCCAAGTTGTTGGTTCTTGTTCATCAATCCATCTAAAAAAAATGCAACCCCTTCTGTTTGTTTCAACATCATAATCTGGACAAGCAATGAACCTCCTTCCAGGATTTTCTTTTGTCCATGCCTTTTGAATGGATACTGTGAATCCACAGTAGCACCTCTTAGGGTGTTCATTATCACCATTGTTGAACAAAGAGATAGCCCTGTTCATCATTCTGCAAAtaaattacgttttaataatatattcctaaatatgtttaattattgttaaaataagCTAACTTAAGATTTACAAAAAAATGGCAGAAAAATACCTTTTTATGTTGAGAAGAGTCAGCTATGGTGGAGCAACAGAGAAAAAACACAGAGCAGAAGATGGAGaagaaagaattttttttttaagtgttttgttgttgttttgatgTGCATGAAATGTTAAATACTCTGTTTTTTGAGAGCCTTAACagctatatttttgtaaaaagctaactgaaatgaatttccctttatttaattattggtaaatggtaaatgtaactgtttttttgtcgtttagtgccttttatttagtttccttttaatttaaatgcattttaacggacgttagtgacggaaaacaaaaagcagcgGATTCCATCCAAAcgcagggacctaaatgctccttttgaaacttgagggacctaactgctccttttggcaaagtttaggaaCCTGCAGATCTATTTACTCTTGTTTTCCTTGGTGACAATGTTTAGGGGTGGTTGCGATGAGatggggggtgggggtgggggtggtgCCGTGGTAGTGATTGGGTTGGGGGTTTGTTTAAGAATGGCAAAATCGTCCTTTCGCTTATAAAATACGATAGACCTGATCAAACGCCGGGTCGGGCTTCGGGCCGGGCCTATGCATAAAACAGTCCGCTATGTCGGGCCGGGTTAAGATTCGGGCCCAAAACTGCTAATTTCAGGCCTGAAATACCGGGCTTTCGGgccaatttataactaaaaaggtgtatttttgtgtttcccaaacccGGCCAAAAAAACTAAATTTTCGGGCCGGGATGGAAAATTCTACCCAAACTCGTAAAAAATTCGGGCGGGTCGGGCTCgtcttgatcaggtctaaaATACGggcacttctaaaaaaaaatgCGTAGTTTAAAAACTCGGCTGCTGGAGCCCGGAGGAATACGTTATGACCCTATGGGTAGGGATGGAAATGGGTGTAATTTAGATCTGGTAGAGCATTGTCGTATCGAGGAGTGCTACATCGTTGGTGGACAGCGACAAAAAGAGACCATACCCAGGGCAAAATGGTATTTTCGCTacatgagttgaaaagtcaaacaaattaCTAAATATCGGTAATATGACAGTAAttgatacaacaatgacaatattttaatacaacaatgacagtatttatgtAAACGATGATaatacttatataacacttgtatacatatttttatctattcatttaatatgcaacacttctgtccattcatttaagtgacccctttactttttctatttcattacacttgtatacataattttctttttttgggtgattgtgacagtattttaatacaacaatgacagtatatatataacaatgacaatacttatattaccGATGACAGTATATAAGAAGTTAGCAACACTTGTACACATTTATTTAAGTGTGGACCatctttccattttttttttttttatattttttttaaggtggGTATGGGTCTTTTTTATCGCTGGTGGACAGCGATGTAGCATGCCTCTTGTCGTATCTATTTGGTCCATCCGTCACTCGCATTTTGTTCATCCATCACCCGCGGGTGAACCGAGTGGATCGGGTGACATTCGAGTGAAAATTATTAACCATTAAAACTTTACTACCTAATGATATGAACAATAACTAACCAATAGAAAAAGGTTAATTATTTACACATACATTTATTTTCGAAACACGTAATTACTTTTTAACACGCATAACTTATAACCAAACAAAAAAACACAAGCACTAACTTTATGAATAATAGATTAATAAATGGGTAATAACCGCATCCGACCCGCATTCATCACCCGCTTTtcatccatttaatttgtgtttTCACCCGTTTAATTATAACGGATGACCGAATTAATGGATCATCTACTGAATATTTCCATCCTTAGTTATGGGTTTATTACCCCTTTATGATTTTATCGATTTATTTGAAGTACATAAATTGGTAACTTGTTGTTCCGGTATTGGAATCGGTGGTGTGGTCGGATCTTCGTATCTTGAATGTGGAGGTGATTTCCTGCAAAGTAAACCCCGAACCCGAGGGAGGTTCCCCGGATCGGAGCCTCCGACGCCCAACATTAGTAATATATCATAAAGAGATGGAGTACAGAGAGGAGGGAGTAGAGAGTGTAGAGAAGTTAAGTTTACCTTCCCCCATAAATGAGTATTTATAGGGGTTTGATGGATTATTAGGTCATAGATTAGGCCTTGACCTTTATTGCACTTTGGGCCCATAATCTAGAATATGATATTCTGGTATAGAATTGGGCCTACGGGAGtatcccgtacaactagccccctcagagtaagTACAACCGTCTTAGACTGTTGTGCTTGCTCTGAAAAAGTAAtcaccccgtacaactagcccccttatCTGCAGAGGTTCGCAGAATTGGCGGATATCTTGATTCTGCTCATGAGTCGAAGATATGCAGATAAAACTAATAATCTATTTTGCTTGCCCCTTTGGTTTTTTAGGACGACTAGCCACCTTGATTTTTTAGGACGACTAGCCTATTTAATAtttaggacgactagcccccttgatttttTAGGACGACTAGCCTATTTAATAtttaggacgactagcccccttgatcttttaggacgactagccccattgattttttttaggacgactagcccctttgATTTTTTTAGGACGACTAGCCTATTTAATAtttaggacgactagcccccttgatttttTAGGACGACTAGCCTATTTAATAtttaggacgactagcccccttgattttttaggacgactagccccattgattttttttaggacgactagcccctttgATTTTTTAGGACGACTAGCCTATTTAATAtttaggacgactagcccccccccccccccctttttttaGGACGACTAGCCTATTTAATAtttaggacgactagcccccttgatttttTAGGACGACTAGCCTATTTAATATTTAGGACGACTAACCTCCTTGATTTTTTAGGACAAATAGCCCATTTTTCTATTGATATGCCTTGTCGTTTGTATTTTATCAATgttttattatggactgctacgcttcacagtggaGTGCCcctacggcatttattttccccaaagctactaatcacatccatacatttcGTTGGATTGCTAcgattcacaatggagtgcccttaacagcatttattttccccaagctactgatcacatccattccttatggactgctacgcttcacagtggaGTGCCcctacggcatttattttccccaaagctactgatcacatccatacatttcGTTGGATTGCTAcgattcacaatggagtgcccttaacggcatttattttccccaaagatactgatcacatccattccttatggactgctacgcttcacagtggaGTGCCcctacggcatttattttccccaaagctactgatcacatccatacatttcGTTGGATTGCTAcgattcacaatggagtgcccttaacggca
This genomic stretch from Spinacia oleracea cultivar Varoflay chromosome 3, BTI_SOV_V1, whole genome shotgun sequence harbors:
- the LOC110789201 gene encoding uncharacterized protein, whose amino-acid sequence is MTSHWIAEHYQNLFKVNPYMRVQDIQETIWLEKGIRVSKDKAARARRRGQALIVGEYKEQYALLPRYAAEILRSNPGNTVKLKLDANVFDRLYLCFEALRKGFLAGCRPFISLDGCFLKGPFGGQLLVAVGRDGNNQMFPLAWAVCEVESTDTWSWFLELLATDLGTSEGAGYTFMSDQQKGLLAAVSNVFPQAESRVCARHVYCNFRGVFGGGLEYRKQFWTIAKSNTVNHFNENIEVMRGISHEAAEDLLKRNYKKWCRAFYTPLSCCDSVDNNMSEVFNAYILSARHKPIITMLEDIREGLIERLHKKRDFIGKKEIMLCPRIQIQLEKHKIWARGWNAYWDGGFCYGVREGATQVKYVVDLNQHTCSCNAWQVSGIPCKHAIVAIWNKVDHPEQYVNAYFYKQTYMKAYEFLLEPLNGPQEWPTSDSIVVAPKVKKVNGRPKTKRRYGVGEVTASGKLKRTGCSMKCSLCGVIGHNKRGCKNAPKQQQHSNNHATAEQTTPQQQHPRTSSAIPMHNRGVGIYTYPNGYQRIATPISQHFPTPQRQRPPAAFYSDHGGEQTIYSFPTHDFPLSQTQPRSCNG